GGTGCAGCAAAGGATCGCGGCGGTGGTTGAGAGAACGAAGGGGTAGAGGGATCAAGGGATCAAGGGATCAAGGGATCAAGGGATCAAGGGATCAAGGGTGGGTGGCTCGCTCAGCGGGGTGAAGACGGAGTTTCCGGGTCGTCGGCTGCGGGTCTGCGCGCACCGAGCTACGTACGCCCGAAGAACCACCTTTGATCCCTTGAGCCCTTGAGCCCTTGAGCCCTTGATCCCTTGATCCCTTTCCCTGCGCTGAGACCTGCCCGTACGGATAGGTCGGCCCCTGCGGCAAACCGTGTATGCTCGAAGAGGCACGGAGATACCAGTCATTCATGGAAAAACCAGTCATTTTAACCGTCGATGATGACCCGCAGGTGCTGCGGTCCATCGCCAGGGACCTGCGCCAGCGCTACGGGGAGGAGTACAGCGTTCTCCGAGCCGAATCGGGGCCGCAAGGGTTGCAGGCGCTCGACGAGCTGGTCGAAGCTGCGAGTCCCGTGGCGCTCCTGGTCTCGGACCAACGAATGCCCAACATGGACGGCGTGACGTTCCTCACCGAGGCTCGTCATCGGTATCCGGACAGCAAGCGCGCCCTGCTGACCGCGTACGCCGATACCGACGCCGCCATTGCCGCCATCAACCAGTCTCAGGTCGACTACTACCTCACCAAACCGTGGGATCCGCCCTCCGAGCGGCTGTATCCGGTCATCGACGATCTGCTCGAGGACTGGAAGGCGGGACACAAGCTCGGGTATGGAGGCGTGCGGATCATCGGCAGCCGCTGGATGCCCGAGGTGCACACGCTCAAAGACTTTCTCGCGCGCAATCACGCGCCGTACGAGTTCCTCGACGTCGAACAGGAGGAGACGGCAAAGGCGATTGCCGCCAAGTTGGACAGCCCCGCGACGCAATTACCGCTCCTCGTACTGACCAGCGGCGAAAAGCTCTACGCCCCCACGGTTGCACAACTGGCGCAGAAGCTCGGGCTCCGCACGGCGGCTGCCGCCGAGACCTACGACTTTGCCATCGTGGGCGGCGGGCCGGCAGGCCTGGCGGCGGCCGTCTACGGCGCATCCGAGGGTCTGAAGACCGTCCTGATCGAACGGGAAGCGCCAGGCGGGCAAGCCGGTACGTCCAGCCGCATCGAGAACTATCTCGGCTTTCCGTCGGGGCTCTCGGGCGGGGACCTTGCGCGGCGGGCCGTGACGCAGGCGCGCCGCTTCAACGTGGAGATTCTGTCGCCGCAGGAGATCTGCCAGCTCACGTTCGAGGGGCCGTACAAGCTCCTCACGTGCGGTGACGGCGCACGAATCAGCTGCAAGGCGCTGATGCTGTCGACCGGCGTCCGCTGGCGGCAATTGGACGCGCCCGGCGCGCACGCACTGACCGGCCGGGGCATCTACTACGGTGCCGCGACCACCGAGGCGCTCCATACGAACGGCGAGGACGTCTGCATCGTCGGCGCTGGCAACTCTGCGGGCCAGGCGGCCATGTACTTCGCCGAGCACGCCTCGCGCGTCGTGCTCGTGGTGAGGGGGCGGTC
This genomic stretch from Luteitalea sp. harbors:
- a CDS encoding FAD-dependent oxidoreductase — translated: MEKPVILTVDDDPQVLRSIARDLRQRYGEEYSVLRAESGPQGLQALDELVEAASPVALLVSDQRMPNMDGVTFLTEARHRYPDSKRALLTAYADTDAAIAAINQSQVDYYLTKPWDPPSERLYPVIDDLLEDWKAGHKLGYGGVRIIGSRWMPEVHTLKDFLARNHAPYEFLDVEQEETAKAIAAKLDSPATQLPLLVLTSGEKLYAPTVAQLAQKLGLRTAAAAETYDFAIVGGGPAGLAAAVYGASEGLKTVLIEREAPGGQAGTSSRIENYLGFPSGLSGGDLARRAVTQARRFNVEILSPQEICQLTFEGPYKLLTCGDGARISCKALMLSTGVRWRQLDAPGAHALTGRGIYYGAATTEALHTNGEDVCIVGAGNSAGQAAMYFAEHASRVVLVVRGRSIGEKMSQYLVDRLQSLPNVAIRLHTEISACHGESHLDGITLRDRDSDDQERVETKFLFVFIGAEPNTAWLNGSIARDAHGFVLTGTDLKAEQLGEWPLPREPYLLEASVPGVFAAGDVRHESIKRVASAVGEGSVAVHFVHQYLAVS